From Paenibacillus sp. GP183, one genomic window encodes:
- a CDS encoding GntR family transcriptional regulator codes for MIYIIIRKLADNHSLPYLIKEEIVNKIMQGTLKAGDKLTETEYAEEYGTSRGPIRDAFSLLLSDGFVQKFPRRGTVVKGYTFDEIRDLLDIRNLLEILALEKIISKDLRAYLDKMKLLIAEMERKQDQTSEYAKLNYEFHYQIIIASESSVIINAYDRLGAPLLSIQSFSLLDTQNINKSLEEHKQIVHYLEEGNLEKAEHILSSHNKYVFTRIEMALSK; via the coding sequence TTGATTTATATTATTATCAGGAAATTAGCTGACAACCATAGTCTTCCTTATTTAATTAAAGAAGAAATTGTAAATAAGATCATGCAAGGCACGTTGAAAGCCGGAGATAAATTGACAGAAACAGAATACGCGGAGGAGTACGGTACGAGTAGAGGACCGATTCGGGACGCTTTCTCTTTGTTATTATCAGACGGTTTTGTGCAAAAGTTCCCCCGAAGAGGCACCGTAGTAAAAGGATACACGTTCGATGAAATTCGAGACCTTCTTGATATCAGGAATCTGCTTGAAATATTGGCTTTGGAAAAAATCATATCCAAGGATCTGCGAGCTTATCTGGATAAAATGAAGCTGCTAATTGCGGAAATGGAACGAAAACAAGATCAAACCAGTGAATATGCCAAACTAAACTATGAATTTCATTATCAGATTATTATTGCTTCGGAAAGCAGTGTCATCATCAATGCCTACGACAGATTAGGGGCTCCATTGCTTTCGATACAATCGTTTTCACTTTTGGATACCCAAAATATTAATAAATCGCTTGAGGAACATAAACAAATCGTTCATTACTTGGAAGAGGGAAATTTGGAAAAAGCCGAACATATACTAAGTTCTCATAATAAATATGTTTTCACGCGTATTGAGATGGCATTATCTAAATGA
- a CDS encoding AEC family transporter: MSNYWNVMFEVVLPILMTCVCGILIQKWKPIDIQSLATLSLFILAPSLVLISLTESKHNAADLKAVVLFTLLHSAACGIAALLTSRIFRFREESRASISLTTIFGNANNYGLPILLLAYGNVGFSQGLNYVIMQVILVNTLGLYIASRAKVSAKHAIRQIVKTPLLYAVIIGIMLFVGHIAIPKGIANGLHLMGNAYAAVVILILGLQLRNVSFKGIRRPEVWAAVGLRLVAVPILAKLCIGLLGIKGLLASILFVQSSMPAAINASVLVMKFGGDEELVTLTVAITTIVSFVTLPYYIHIG; this comes from the coding sequence ATGAGTAATTACTGGAATGTTATGTTTGAAGTCGTATTACCGATCTTGATGACTTGTGTATGCGGCATCTTGATTCAAAAATGGAAACCGATCGATATTCAGAGTCTTGCAACGTTGAGTCTATTTATCTTAGCTCCTAGTCTTGTTCTTATTTCACTCACAGAATCCAAACATAATGCAGCAGACTTAAAGGCAGTAGTCTTGTTTACATTATTGCATTCCGCGGCTTGCGGGATAGCAGCCTTGCTAACTTCTCGCATCTTTCGTTTTCGTGAAGAATCGAGAGCGTCAATCTCCTTGACCACAATTTTCGGCAATGCCAATAACTACGGACTGCCTATACTTCTGCTTGCTTATGGGAATGTCGGTTTTTCACAAGGTCTCAATTACGTAATCATGCAAGTCATCCTGGTGAACACGTTAGGGCTCTATATCGCTTCAAGAGCGAAAGTAAGCGCAAAACATGCGATTAGACAAATTGTAAAAACCCCGCTGCTTTACGCAGTAATCATAGGAATCATGCTATTTGTTGGCCATATTGCTATTCCCAAGGGAATAGCAAATGGGTTACATCTAATGGGAAACGCATATGCGGCTGTTGTTATTTTGATTCTTGGTCTCCAGCTTCGCAATGTCAGCTTTAAGGGGATCAGAAGACCGGAGGTATGGGCTGCGGTAGGTTTAAGATTGGTGGCGGTACCTATTCTCGCTAAGCTTTGTATTGGATTATTAGGTATTAAGGGTCTTTTGGCCTCCATTTTATTCGTGCAATCGAGTATGCCGGCTGCAATTAATGCCTCCGTCTTGGTCATGAAATTCGGCGGGGATGAGGAGCTGGTTACTCTAACTGTGGCTATAACAACTATCGTCAGTTTTGTGACACTTCCTTATTATATTCATATTGGTTAG
- a CDS encoding D-2-hydroxyacid dehydrogenase, with product MKKRSIGTVLATVPYTGWHLEKLRTALEPSTFIHLDQNDEAGIAEALKEADVAILAADLDERFIHAPHLRWVHCDHSGLNASARSEIFELGLMVTGSAGRSAPVLAEHVFYFTLSLIYDSTGLQNMQKAHQWGGLPGYQNRRGLYGKTMGIIGLGYTGKEVALRAKAFGMRVLGYRHSVTELPPGVDSLYCAERGDTIDDLLRESDVVVLSVRLTDDTHHLIGDREFGLMKPSAFLINMARGPVVDENALIAALYEKRIGGAGLDTFDQEPLPSDSRLWDTPNLLITPHGTPGMPDMVARSLDIICENVRLYREGEPLLNMLTPKDVYTK from the coding sequence TTGAAAAAAAGAAGTATTGGAACCGTATTGGCTACTGTGCCCTATACAGGCTGGCATTTGGAGAAATTGCGGACAGCGCTTGAGCCGTCTACATTCATCCATCTCGATCAAAATGATGAAGCAGGTATAGCCGAGGCGTTGAAAGAAGCCGATGTAGCGATACTAGCTGCCGATCTGGACGAGCGCTTCATCCATGCGCCGCATTTGCGATGGGTCCACTGCGACCACTCGGGCTTAAACGCATCTGCGCGTTCTGAGATATTCGAGTTAGGCCTTATGGTGACCGGTTCTGCCGGACGCTCAGCGCCGGTTCTTGCCGAGCATGTTTTTTACTTCACTTTATCGTTGATTTATGACTCGACAGGATTGCAAAATATGCAAAAAGCACATCAATGGGGAGGGCTTCCGGGTTATCAAAACCGCCGCGGGTTATACGGCAAGACGATGGGAATTATCGGTTTAGGATATACCGGCAAAGAGGTTGCCCTTAGAGCTAAAGCTTTCGGGATGCGTGTACTGGGATATCGCCACAGTGTAACCGAATTGCCTCCAGGTGTAGACTCGTTGTATTGTGCGGAGCGCGGAGATACGATCGACGATCTGCTGCGGGAAAGCGATGTGGTCGTGTTGTCAGTCCGATTGACCGACGATACGCATCATTTGATCGGGGATAGAGAATTTGGTTTGATGAAGCCCAGCGCTTTCTTGATCAATATGGCGCGCGGTCCTGTTGTCGACGAAAATGCCTTGATTGCTGCTTTATATGAGAAAAGGATCGGCGGCGCCGGACTCGACACCTTTGACCAAGAACCATTGCCCTCCGACTCCAGGCTTTGGGATACGCCCAATTTGCTGATTACACCTCATGGTACGCCAGGGATGCCGGATATGGTTGCCCGATCGTTGGACATCATTTGCGAAAACGTGCGGCTGTACCGCGAAGGCGAACCTCTTCTTAACATGTTGACGCCAAAGGATGTGTACACCAAATAA
- a CDS encoding isoaspartyl peptidase/L-asparaginase family protein, giving the protein MSTIIVHGSVETSEEAPFIEGLKKGALKGYAKLTEGRLKAIEAAVNELEDNPLFNAGLGSVLNRDGFVEVDGSIMDGETGKFSAVAAMPQTRYAISVAYRLLEESDPVLLAGSGAALFAREKGIPLDNCISSEQLESWKLARSMLDEGKKLDFSLYTGIKKETDTVGCIICDDDGKLAAGSSTGGSFMKRPGRVGDTPIIGGGIYSSDQSAVVCTGKGEAFIQTLTAKFVDDQIRLGKHPQDVAEEAIKRMTRLTGETGGLIVVDALERIGISHNCNSFPVVVIVNGEVKNIINSRMISQPAVN; this is encoded by the coding sequence GTGTCGACAATCATTGTTCATGGAAGCGTGGAAACAAGCGAGGAAGCCCCGTTTATCGAAGGCTTAAAGAAAGGTGCTCTTAAAGGTTATGCTAAACTGACCGAAGGCCGTTTGAAGGCAATTGAAGCGGCTGTTAATGAGCTTGAAGACAATCCGCTTTTTAATGCCGGACTGGGTTCCGTATTGAATAGAGACGGATTTGTGGAAGTAGACGGATCCATTATGGACGGAGAAACCGGGAAGTTTTCAGCAGTTGCTGCGATGCCACAAACAAGGTATGCCATTAGCGTCGCTTATCGTTTGCTGGAAGAATCCGATCCTGTTCTATTAGCCGGTTCGGGGGCAGCCTTATTTGCTCGGGAGAAAGGGATTCCATTAGATAATTGCATCAGCAGCGAGCAGCTTGAATCCTGGAAACTGGCACGCAGCATGTTGGATGAAGGGAAGAAGCTGGATTTCAGTTTATATACCGGAATAAAGAAAGAGACCGATACAGTTGGCTGTATTATCTGCGACGATGATGGAAAGCTGGCTGCGGGCTCTTCTACCGGGGGTTCATTCATGAAACGGCCTGGAAGGGTGGGAGATACTCCTATCATCGGAGGCGGGATTTATTCATCCGATCAATCTGCAGTTGTTTGTACAGGTAAAGGTGAAGCCTTTATTCAGACCTTAACGGCAAAATTTGTTGACGATCAGATCCGATTGGGCAAACATCCCCAGGATGTTGCCGAAGAGGCGATTAAACGAATGACGCGTTTAACCGGTGAAACGGGCGGCTTGATTGTAGTTGATGCCTTGGAACGTATTGGAATCTCTCACAATTGCAATTCGTTTCCTGTAGTAGTTATAGTAAATGGAGAGGTTAAAAATATTATCAATAGCCGCATGATCAGTCAACCCGCTGTAAACTAA
- a CDS encoding creatininase family protein — MANIGTKMTGNQYNQAKIDKVIFGVGAFENHGYHMPFGTDALISNGLAERIADRVDGLMVIPPINYGFSAHYNKLPFVVSLQPETITNVIKEVLQEVIRNGIKKIIIINGHDGNIAPIELAARAVKVQHPDVVIASLNDWWVAAGKMIPPGTFEVWDGLGHAGEGETSMGLALFPELMQMEHAKGVVPKLPEHVDIKWRFEELTDTGASGDPSVGTVKKGKLLEKAVIDVMVNFIAEMDKNDWKYGLALK; from the coding sequence ATGGCGAACATTGGAACAAAAATGACAGGTAATCAGTATAATCAGGCTAAAATTGATAAGGTTATTTTCGGTGTGGGTGCATTCGAAAACCACGGATACCATATGCCGTTTGGCACAGATGCTTTAATTTCCAACGGATTGGCGGAAAGGATTGCGGATCGGGTCGACGGATTAATGGTTATTCCTCCTATTAATTACGGATTCAGCGCTCATTATAATAAATTACCTTTTGTCGTAAGCCTGCAGCCTGAAACGATTACCAATGTCATTAAAGAAGTTCTTCAAGAGGTGATCCGCAATGGCATCAAAAAAATCATCATCATCAACGGGCACGATGGAAATATCGCTCCGATCGAATTGGCTGCGCGTGCGGTAAAAGTTCAGCATCCGGACGTAGTCATCGCCAGTTTAAACGACTGGTGGGTAGCCGCCGGAAAAATGATTCCACCTGGAACCTTTGAAGTGTGGGACGGTTTGGGTCATGCAGGCGAAGGGGAAACTTCGATGGGGCTTGCCCTGTTTCCTGAGCTGATGCAGATGGAACATGCCAAAGGAGTTGTCCCCAAACTTCCGGAACATGTCGATATCAAATGGCGCTTTGAAGAATTGACGGATACCGGTGCCAGTGGGGATCCCAGTGTAGGAACAGTGAAAAAAGGAAAGCTGCTCGAAAAGGCTGTCATCGATGTCATGGTCAATTTCATTGCTGAGATGGATAAAAATGATTGGAAATACGGTTTGGCCCTCAAGTAA
- a CDS encoding SDR family NAD(P)-dependent oxidoreductase, which yields MFNLEGKAVIVTGSGRGIGKGIAEMLASLGAKVAINDIDEHLAQKTADHIRSQGLIAIAAAGDVAQQADVKKVVEQTAEEFGRIDVLVNNAGIIGLKPFPEITLAEWNRMFHVHLTGSFLFSQEVIPYMKSNGGGRIINIASNWGQRGEAGSVHYSAVKAGIIGFTKALARELAPDRILVNAVAPGPIETDMIEEEARLLGTTADQIRDSLAAKIPLQRLGTIRDVAVSIAFLAGDTGNFYCGQVISPNGGEVMM from the coding sequence TTGTTTAATTTAGAAGGAAAAGCGGTCATTGTAACGGGATCCGGGCGTGGAATCGGGAAGGGAATCGCTGAAATGTTAGCGTCATTGGGCGCAAAAGTAGCGATAAACGATATCGACGAACATCTTGCGCAAAAAACGGCTGATCACATACGTTCACAAGGGCTCATAGCGATTGCTGCAGCCGGTGATGTTGCGCAGCAGGCCGACGTCAAGAAAGTGGTTGAGCAGACGGCAGAAGAATTTGGTCGTATCGATGTTCTGGTCAACAATGCAGGGATTATAGGGCTGAAACCGTTCCCCGAAATTACGTTGGCTGAATGGAATAGAATGTTTCATGTACACTTGACTGGAAGCTTTCTTTTCTCACAAGAAGTTATCCCCTATATGAAAAGCAACGGCGGGGGAAGAATCATCAACATCGCATCTAACTGGGGACAGCGCGGGGAAGCCGGTTCCGTTCATTATTCAGCGGTTAAAGCAGGGATTATTGGATTTACAAAGGCGTTGGCGCGAGAATTGGCTCCAGATCGTATTCTGGTCAATGCTGTTGCTCCCGGCCCGATAGAGACCGATATGATCGAGGAAGAAGCCCGTCTTCTGGGCACGACTGCAGATCAAATCCGCGATAGTCTGGCAGCCAAAATTCCTTTGCAGCGGTTAGGAACGATACGGGATGTGGCCGTCAGCATCGCCTTTCTGGCAGGAGATACAGGCAATTTTTATTGCGGGCAAGTGATATCCCCTAATGGGGGAGAAGTTATGATGTAA
- a CDS encoding SDR family NAD(P)-dependent oxidoreductase, which translates to MVLKEKISIITGAGSGIGRASALLFSKQGATVVVADLNEQMGMETVELISGQNGQAVFQQINVADASDVKRLMDFTHKQYGKIDILFNNAGIEYFTTIEDTTEEEWSRTIDTNLKGVFLGLKYVLPIMRNQRYGSIINMASVAGLAAWPGLGVYSAAKGGVVLLSKAAAAEYGKYGIRVNSLCPGSIRTPLLEEQFFGKMKDPAAAELQLLRHYPLNRLGSPEEVANAAVFLASDSASFVTGQAFGVDGGLSSFVGDLIQ; encoded by the coding sequence ATGGTCTTAAAAGAAAAGATTTCGATTATTACTGGCGCAGGCTCAGGGATAGGCCGGGCCTCCGCACTACTTTTTTCCAAACAAGGGGCAACAGTTGTCGTTGCCGATCTTAATGAACAAATGGGAATGGAAACCGTTGAGCTGATATCCGGGCAAAATGGGCAGGCGGTATTTCAACAAATAAACGTGGCGGATGCGTCCGACGTGAAACGATTAATGGATTTCACTCACAAGCAATACGGGAAAATCGATATCCTGTTTAACAATGCAGGAATTGAGTATTTTACAACGATAGAAGACACGACCGAGGAAGAGTGGAGCCGCACCATCGATACGAATTTAAAAGGTGTTTTCTTAGGCTTGAAGTATGTGCTGCCGATTATGAGAAATCAGCGATACGGCAGTATTATCAATATGGCATCCGTGGCAGGTCTTGCCGCATGGCCGGGATTAGGCGTTTATTCGGCGGCCAAAGGGGGAGTTGTCCTTCTCAGCAAGGCGGCTGCGGCCGAGTACGGCAAATACGGGATTCGGGTAAACAGCTTATGCCCCGGTTCCATCCGGACGCCTCTTTTGGAGGAACAATTTTTTGGTAAAATGAAAGATCCGGCAGCAGCGGAATTACAGCTGCTTAGACACTATCCGCTCAATCGATTGGGATCTCCCGAGGAAGTGGCTAATGCCGCCGTTTTCTTGGCCAGTGATTCCGCCTCTTTTGTAACGGGGCAAGCATTCGGTGTTGATGGAGGGTTGTCCTCCTTTGTCGGAGATCTGATTCAATAG
- a CDS encoding threonine synthase, translated as MRYICTQCQKLFVPNTSLWRCECGGLLDLEQTEISLDLELIRQRPNYIWRYREALPFSKQYEGWSGVTMGEGGTPIVPLSSQQSNILLKMDYMMPTLSFKDRGAAVLVAKAVELGVRRMIADSSGNAGTSIAAYANRAGIDCDIYVPENTSSKKIKQIRMHGANVHVIPGSRENTAQAAIDAVQQNEAFYASHVYNPFFYQGTKTYAYEIWEQLGEPDVLIVPVGNGTLLLGAYYGFKDLLRLGLIRKLPKLVAIQAERCAPIAAAFQAQLETAVPVVNSGTAAEGIAIADPPRSRQILAAIRETGGVVVTVPETMIGEAREALARYGFYVEPTTAANYAGYLEYAKHFGPVGEEKIVIPLCGAGLKAD; from the coding sequence ATGAGATATATTTGTACGCAATGCCAAAAATTGTTTGTCCCCAATACTTCGCTATGGCGATGCGAATGCGGCGGGCTGTTAGATCTTGAGCAGACTGAGATTAGTCTGGACCTGGAATTGATCAGGCAGAGGCCAAATTATATATGGCGGTATAGAGAGGCACTGCCCTTTTCGAAGCAATATGAAGGGTGGAGCGGCGTTACAATGGGCGAAGGCGGTACGCCGATTGTGCCTTTATCCTCTCAGCAATCCAATATTTTACTGAAAATGGATTACATGATGCCTACCCTATCTTTTAAAGACCGGGGGGCTGCGGTGCTCGTCGCCAAAGCGGTTGAGCTCGGCGTGAGACGGATGATTGCGGACAGCAGCGGAAATGCGGGAACGTCTATCGCGGCTTATGCGAACAGGGCGGGCATCGATTGCGATATTTATGTACCGGAAAATACGTCAAGCAAAAAAATCAAGCAGATTCGCATGCACGGAGCGAACGTCCATGTGATACCGGGAAGCCGGGAAAATACGGCACAAGCGGCCATAGATGCTGTGCAGCAAAACGAAGCTTTTTATGCCAGCCATGTATATAACCCGTTTTTTTATCAGGGAACAAAAACGTATGCTTACGAAATATGGGAGCAGTTGGGGGAGCCGGACGTACTGATTGTGCCGGTCGGAAACGGAACTTTGCTGCTAGGGGCTTATTATGGGTTTAAGGATTTGCTCAGATTGGGTTTGATCCGTAAACTGCCTAAGCTTGTAGCCATACAAGCTGAAAGATGCGCGCCGATTGCTGCGGCCTTCCAAGCCCAGCTCGAAACGGCTGTTCCGGTTGTGAACTCTGGAACGGCTGCTGAGGGGATAGCCATTGCCGATCCGCCGAGAAGCAGGCAGATTCTCGCCGCAATCCGCGAAACCGGCGGTGTTGTTGTAACGGTGCCTGAGACTATGATCGGCGAGGCTAGAGAGGCTTTGGCCCGGTATGGTTTTTACGTTGAGCCGACGACGGCTGCCAATTATGCCGGCTATTTGGAATATGCCAAGCATTTTGGGCCAGTGGGTGAGGAAAAAATTGTGATTCCTCTTTGCGGAGCGGGATTAAAAGCAGACTAA
- a CDS encoding ornithine cyclodeaminase family protein, with protein sequence MSEMMIIGENDVKSLLTMKEAIQLVEKAYSELNDSKSIIFPAIREEIPAHKGIFGIKSSYLKQQKYIGLKAGGFWPGNAAKGKLNHQSTMLLFNAESGEPVCAVGANYLTGIRTGAAGAVAAKYLAKPDSKVVGIIGTGTQSRTQLEGLFTQFPIEKIAIYSRTEDGAERLSKEIIERGLAIDVCIYTHPQEVTEQADIIVTSTPSFSPIIKTSWVKSGTHINAIGSDTKGKREIEIDKKPDKMVCDLWEQCSIMGEFQHGISRNELYAEIGEIVNGKKMGRENNHEITLFDSTGLSVQDLEAAVYVYEKARNSGLGSLIHF encoded by the coding sequence ATGTCCGAGATGATGATTATTGGTGAAAATGATGTCAAAAGCTTACTGACAATGAAAGAAGCCATTCAATTGGTAGAGAAAGCTTATTCGGAGCTTAACGATTCCAAAAGTATAATTTTTCCTGCTATTCGAGAAGAAATTCCAGCCCATAAAGGGATATTCGGTATTAAGTCATCTTATTTGAAGCAACAAAAATACATTGGATTAAAGGCCGGCGGTTTCTGGCCCGGCAATGCAGCTAAAGGTAAATTGAATCACCAATCCACCATGTTGTTGTTTAATGCGGAAAGCGGTGAGCCGGTATGTGCGGTAGGCGCCAATTATTTAACGGGAATACGAACGGGAGCCGCTGGGGCAGTTGCTGCCAAATATTTGGCGAAACCAGACAGTAAAGTTGTTGGTATCATTGGAACCGGCACACAATCAAGAACACAGCTTGAAGGTTTGTTCACCCAATTCCCCATCGAAAAAATTGCTATTTACAGCAGGACAGAAGATGGAGCTGAAAGATTATCAAAGGAAATTATTGAAAGAGGTTTGGCGATAGATGTTTGCATATACACTCACCCTCAAGAAGTAACTGAACAAGCAGACATTATTGTGACCTCCACACCGTCGTTTTCACCGATAATTAAAACATCTTGGGTAAAAAGTGGAACGCATATTAATGCAATAGGAAGCGATACAAAAGGAAAAAGAGAAATTGAAATAGATAAGAAGCCGGATAAAATGGTATGTGATTTATGGGAGCAGTGTTCGATCATGGGTGAATTTCAACATGGGATTTCCCGTAATGAACTTTATGCAGAAATTGGAGAAATCGTAAACGGTAAAAAAATGGGTCGTGAAAATAATCATGAAATTACTTTGTTTGATTCGACAGGGTTATCTGTTCAAGATCTTGAAGCAGCTGTGTACGTATACGAAAAAGCCAGAAATTCCGGACTCGGTTCTCTGATACATTTTTAA
- a CDS encoding extracellular solute-binding protein, with product MSRKLPIVLVLASSLLYTGCSTSTSNNNTTGSPAANKNSNFNQEGMPIAKEPITLNVLTVRYNNMGDTFTKNKWLQDLEKQTNVKINWEVQSTNDWATKKTIIMADGKLPDIIFGDIVFTDSDIVNNLSSFRPLDDYIDKYMPNLKAAMKESPEMKKISTFPDGKIYSLPARLPSRPISANLPIINKVWLDRLGLKPPTNIDELYTVLKAFKEKDPNGNGKQDEIPVTGSKNTNWVDLLSPFGFTDLYGNNFNNTNISNMILKDGKPVFFPATKEYKEGLKWANKLFSEGLIDKEIFVQDSTMRTAKRDNPDIAIIGFDYGWTPDAPFKKWKDEYVAIPPIAGPDGKRYQIGDPNGLSFRRNELLISASSKYPEIAARWADQFYTNEASIQNFWGAIGTVIEKKDNNTYTLMDPPKGTSADAWYWEQSVRDFGPKYVSPAFEKNILLSPNSGDGLKLVIDKLGKDYVTAPFPHVMHNKEEFQELPTLLTDINSYISQTRAKWVSQGGIDAEWDGYVKKLNDMGLEKLVKIHTDAYNRYKTVK from the coding sequence ATGTCAAGAAAACTGCCTATCGTTCTGGTCCTGGCATCTTCGCTGTTGTACACAGGTTGCAGTACCAGCACTAGCAACAACAATACTACAGGTTCACCTGCTGCTAACAAGAACAGCAATTTTAACCAAGAGGGCATGCCGATTGCAAAAGAACCGATTACGCTGAATGTGCTGACCGTTCGCTATAACAACATGGGAGATACCTTTACCAAAAACAAATGGCTGCAGGATTTAGAAAAACAGACCAATGTTAAAATCAATTGGGAAGTACAATCTACCAATGATTGGGCTACTAAAAAAACCATAATCATGGCCGATGGTAAGCTTCCGGATATCATATTCGGTGACATTGTGTTTACAGATTCCGATATCGTCAACAATTTAAGCTCTTTCCGTCCGCTGGATGATTATATCGACAAATATATGCCCAATCTTAAAGCGGCCATGAAAGAATCGCCGGAGATGAAGAAAATTAGTACTTTTCCGGACGGGAAGATCTATTCCTTGCCCGCAAGACTTCCTTCACGACCGATATCCGCTAATCTGCCTATCATCAACAAAGTCTGGCTCGACCGCCTGGGGCTGAAACCTCCCACTAACATTGATGAACTCTATACGGTACTGAAAGCCTTTAAAGAAAAGGATCCGAATGGGAACGGAAAACAGGATGAAATTCCTGTCACCGGATCGAAAAATACAAACTGGGTAGATCTTCTGAGTCCATTTGGCTTTACTGACTTATATGGCAATAATTTTAATAACACAAATATCAGCAATATGATCCTCAAAGACGGTAAACCGGTATTCTTTCCAGCGACAAAAGAATATAAAGAAGGACTTAAGTGGGCGAATAAATTGTTTTCGGAAGGTTTGATCGACAAAGAAATTTTCGTACAGGATAGTACGATGAGAACGGCGAAGCGCGATAATCCGGACATTGCGATTATAGGGTTCGACTATGGGTGGACACCGGATGCCCCTTTCAAAAAATGGAAAGACGAATATGTGGCCATTCCGCCAATTGCCGGTCCGGATGGAAAGCGTTACCAAATTGGTGACCCGAATGGTTTAAGTTTTAGACGCAACGAATTGTTGATCTCTGCCTCAAGTAAATATCCGGAGATCGCTGCGCGTTGGGCGGACCAGTTCTATACCAATGAAGCAAGCATCCAGAATTTCTGGGGTGCGATCGGTACGGTCATTGAAAAGAAAGACAACAACACTTACACGCTGATGGACCCTCCGAAGGGCACCAGCGCGGACGCATGGTATTGGGAGCAATCCGTCCGGGATTTCGGTCCCAAATATGTGAGTCCGGCATTTGAGAAGAACATCCTGCTGAGTCCTAACTCCGGAGATGGTCTGAAGTTGGTCATTGACAAGCTTGGCAAGGATTATGTAACTGCGCCATTCCCGCATGTTATGCATAACAAGGAAGAGTTCCAAGAGTTGCCCACCCTTTTAACGGATATCAACAGTTATATAAGCCAAACTCGCGCCAAATGGGTATCACAAGGCGGTATCGACGCAGAGTGGGACGGTTATGTTAAAAAGCTCAACGATATGGGACTTGAAAAGTTGGTTAAGATCCACACTGATGCATATAATCGTTACAAGACTGTAAAATAG
- a CDS encoding carbohydrate ABC transporter permease has protein sequence MEIVEAMTKSTTRKVKKPSSDALMELLLYIGAVILLVILIYPLYFMVIASFSDPAAVANGQIWLFPKGFTLDGYKELLKHKNIWIGYRNTIGYTVVGTAIGLAVNLSAAYALSRKDLVGRKFISLFFIFTMFFNGGLIPTFLTIKDFHLYNTFLVMVLPFSVAVFNILVARTFFQNSIPDELWDAAQLDGCGNLRYYVQIVLPLSKALISVLGLWTAVGYWNSYFNALIYLKNEDLYPLQLILRNILITNSAQFNIEANSEAAAIAARLSNLLRYSVIIISTLPIMCVYPFVQKYFNQGVMIGAVKS, from the coding sequence ATGGAGATAGTGGAGGCAATGACAAAATCGACTACGCGGAAGGTTAAGAAACCATCTTCCGACGCTTTGATGGAATTGCTGCTATATATTGGTGCGGTTATTTTACTGGTCATCCTAATCTATCCGCTTTACTTTATGGTAATCGCGTCCTTCAGCGATCCGGCTGCGGTCGCAAACGGGCAGATATGGCTTTTCCCAAAAGGGTTTACCCTGGATGGCTATAAAGAATTGCTGAAGCACAAAAATATATGGATCGGTTACAGAAATACGATTGGATATACGGTTGTTGGTACAGCAATCGGTTTAGCCGTCAATCTATCAGCGGCATACGCGTTGTCGCGAAAAGACCTGGTCGGCCGTAAATTTATCTCGTTATTTTTTATCTTTACGATGTTTTTTAACGGTGGTCTGATTCCTACGTTTCTGACGATCAAGGACTTTCATCTATACAACACATTTCTCGTGATGGTGCTGCCTTTCTCCGTTGCTGTGTTCAACATCCTCGTAGCACGGACCTTCTTCCAGAACAGTATCCCCGATGAATTGTGGGATGCAGCGCAGCTCGATGGATGCGGCAACCTGCGATATTATGTACAAATCGTTCTTCCGCTTTCAAAAGCGTTGATTTCGGTGCTGGGCTTGTGGACCGCCGTCGGCTATTGGAATTCCTATTTCAATGCCTTGATTTATTTAAAAAATGAGGATCTGTACCCCCTGCAGTTAATTCTGCGGAATATCCTGATTACCAATTCAGCGCAGTTTAATATCGAAGCCAATAGTGAAGCGGCAGCCATCGCTGCGCGTCTCTCTAACCTTTTGCGCTATTCCGTTATCATTATTTCTACCTTGCCCATCATGTGTGTCTATCCGTTTGTGCAAAAGTATTTTAATCAGGGGGTGATGATTGGCGCGGTGAAGTCATAG